From Lepus europaeus isolate LE1 chromosome 3, mLepTim1.pri, whole genome shotgun sequence, a single genomic window includes:
- the MAK gene encoding serine/threonine-protein kinase MAK, with the protein MNRYTTMRQLGDGTYGSVLMGKSNESGELVAIKRMKRKFYSWDECMNLREVKSLKKLNHANVIKLKEVIRENDHLYFIFEYMKENLYQLMRDRNKLFPESVIRNIMYQILQGLAFIHKHGFFHRDMKPENLLCMGPELVKIADFGLARELRSQPPYTDYVSTRWYRAPEVLLRSSVYSSPIDVWAVGSIMAELYTLRPLFPGTSQVDEIFKICQVLGTPKKSDWPEGYQLASSMNFRFPQCVPINLKTLIPNASNEAIQLMTKMLNWDPKKRPTASQALKHPYFQVGQVLGPSAHHLEAKQPFSKPSESKLSAAEVEPTPLPDITDQTVGQPQLKQSHQPLQCLQPPQNLGVQPPPKQPVPQKPPPALFPSIIKNAPPKPHGTLAHKSARRHWGQTVFKSGDGWEEPEDCDFGGSHSKKPSMGVFKEKRKKDSPLRLPEPLPSGSNHSAGENKSPPAAVALKSDSELSTASTAKQYYLRQSRYLPGVNPKNVSFVARGKDLNSYPWSNQLFPKSLGPIGAEFAFKRSNAEESIIKPIEKLSCNESLPEKLEDPPGNLGSCAPYNQSGCIPSFLKKEVGSAGQRIHLAPLGAAASEYTWNTRAGRGQFSGTTYKPTAKNLNLMNRAQPVPSVHGRTDWVAKYGGHR; encoded by the exons TCTCTGAAGAAACTTAATCATGCCAATGTGATTAAACTTAAAGAAGTTATCAGAGAAAATGAccatctttattttatatttgaatatatgaaagaaaatctctatcAGTTAATGAGAGACAG AAACAAATTGTTCCCTGAGTCAGTCATCAGGAATATTATGTATCAGATATTACAAGGGCTGGCATTTATCCATAAACATG GCTTTTTTCACAGAGACATGAAACCTGAAAACTTACTTTGTATGGGTCCAGAACTTGTGAAAATTGCTGATTTTGGACTTGCAAGAGAACTGAGGTCACAGCCACCATACACTGATTATGTATCCACCAGATG GTACCGGGCTCCTGAAGTTTTATTAAGGTCTTCAGTGTACAGCTCTCCCATTGATGTGTGGGCTGTTGGGAGTATAATGGCTGAACTCTACACATTGAGACCACTTTTCCCAGGGACAAGCCAGgttgatgaaatctttaaaatttgcCAAGTTTTAGGGACTCCCAAAAAA AGTGACTGGCCAGAAGGATACCAGCTTGCATCCTCTATGAATTTCCGCTTCCCCCAGTGTGTTCCTATAAACTTGAAGACGCTTATTCCCAATGCCAGCAATGAAGCTATTCAGCTCATGACCAAAATGTTGAATTGGGATCCAAAGAAGCGACCGACAGCAAGCCAG GCATTGAAACACCCGTATTTTCAAGTTGGTCAGGTGCTAGGCCCTTCCGCACACCACCTGGAAGCAAAACAGCCCTTCAGTAAGCCGTCGGAATCGAAGCTGTCTGCGGCTGAAGTCGAGCCCACGCCTCTGCCAGACATCACTGATCAGACTGTCGGGCAGCCGCAGCTGAAACAGAGCCACCAACCCCTGCAGTGCCTTCAGCCGCCACAGAACCTGGGTGTCCAGCCACCTCCAAAGCAACCCGTCCCGCAGAAGCCGCCGCCAGCCCTGTTCCCAAGTATCATCAAAAACGCGCCCCCA AAGCCACACGGCACACTGGCTCATAAAAGTGCCAGGAGGCATTGGGGTCAGACGGTCTTCAAGTCTGGAGACGGCTGGGAAGAGCCTGAGGACTGTGACTTCGGAGGCTCCCATTCCAAGAAGCCAAGCATGGGTGttttcaaagaaaagaggaaaaaagattcCCCTCTTCG GCTTCCAGAACCCTTGCCTTCGGGCTCCAACCACTCGGCGGGGGAAAACAAGAGCCCACCTGCCGCGGTGGCCCTAAAGTCGGATTCGGAGCTGTCGACTGCTTCAACAGCTAAGCAGTACTATTTGAGACAATCGAGATACCTTCCAG GTGTAAACCCCAAGAATGTGTCCTTTGTAGCCCGTGGGAAGGATCTGAACTCGTACCCTTGGAGTAATCAGCTATTTCCGAAGTCTTTGGGACCTATTGGTGCAGAATTTGCTTTCAAAAGGAGTAACGCAG AAGAAAGCATAATTAAACCAATTGAAAAACTCTCATGCAATGAAAGCTTGCCTGAAAAATTAGAGGACCCTCCAG GAAATCTTGGAAGTTGCGCTCCTTACAATCAGTCAGGATGTATTCCTTCCTTTCTCAAAAAAGAAGTGGGGTCAGCTGGCCAGAGGATCCACCTGGCACCTCTCGGGGCAGCGGCTTCAG AATACACCTGGAACACAAGAGCTGGTCGGGGGCAGTTTTCAGGAACTACTTACAAACCTACAGCGAAAAACCTAAACCTCATGAACCGAGCACAGCCAGTTCCCTCCGTGCACGGGAGGACAGACTGGGTGGCCAAGTACGGAGGCCACCGGTAG